CATCGTCCGCTCGTTCTACGAGCACAAGGACGCGGTGTTCACCGGCGAGTGGATGGGCCGCATCCTGCGCGCCTACCTGCGCAACGTGGCGACCAAGGATGCGCGGCTGCGGGTAAAATTTTCGTATCCGATGCTGCAGCGCAGCCTGCGAAGCGGACTCGAGGGCTACCAGTTCTACGACGTGGCTTGGGAAGGGGTGATGACGCGCGGCGGCGACTACCGCCGGTTCATCCACTTCGACTTCGTGTATTCCTCGGCCTGCCCCTGCTCGGCGGAGCTGTCGGAACATGCGCGCGACACGCGGGGCATGTACACGGTGCCGCATTCGCAGCGCAGCAAGGCGCGCGTGACGGTGGAGGAGGCGCCGGGGAAGAAGATCTGGATCGAGGACATCCAGGCGCTGTGCGCGCGCGGACTGCAAACGGAGACGCAGGTGATGGTGAAGCGCGAGGACGAGCAGGCGTTTGCCGAGCTGAATGGCGCGCATCTCAAGTTCGTCGAGGATGCGGCGCGGCTGCTGTACCGGGAGTTTGACGCCGACCCGCGCATCCGGGACTTCCGGATCGCGTGCTCGCACCTCGAATCGCTGCACTCGCACGACGCCGTGAGCGTGATCTGCAAGGGCGTGAAGGGCGGCTTCAATGCCGACTTCATGGACTTTGGGTCGCTCGTCTGCTGACGCGTGTTCCGTCCGCCCATGAAGACGGTCGTGGTGATC
The Opitutus sp. ER46 DNA segment above includes these coding regions:
- the folE2 gene encoding GTP cyclohydrolase FolE2, which translates into the protein MSKAKPMYLHRSASGTAPRIARRYDAAFRVTPQYRASLPDMMEAEHDAIQGAHVPIQQVGVHNFRLPLKFRTKQKEIVTLEASVTGTVSLEADLKGINMSRIVRSFYEHKDAVFTGEWMGRILRAYLRNVATKDARLRVKFSYPMLQRSLRSGLEGYQFYDVAWEGVMTRGGDYRRFIHFDFVYSSACPCSAELSEHARDTRGMYTVPHSQRSKARVTVEEAPGKKIWIEDIQALCARGLQTETQVMVKREDEQAFAELNGAHLKFVEDAARLLYREFDADPRIRDFRIACSHLESLHSHDAVSVICKGVKGGFNADFMDFGSLVC